The proteins below come from a single Asanoa ferruginea genomic window:
- a CDS encoding nucleoside hydrolase — protein sequence MRASAARPVIIDCDPGHDDALALLLGAGDPRLRLLGVTTVAGNQTLEKTTHNALKVLALAGVTGIPVAAGCDRPLVGELVVAANIHGVTGLDGPDVDVPVAEVAAVHAVELMRRLLADAAEPVTLIATGPLTNVALLLRRHPEVMPRIRRVVFMGGSTERGNTTPYGEFNIVTDPEAADIVLRSGLPTTMIGLNVTHQARATPEIIAEFRRMGSRLGAVCADLMTFFAGTYLREFGFPDPPVHDPVAVAAVIDASVVRTVAAPVAVELTGTHTRGATVVDLHHRTGRVANAVGVGLRVDSFWRLLMAAVRQLGGTSSHTSI from the coding sequence GTGAGAGCGTCCGCCGCTCGTCCGGTGATCATCGATTGCGATCCGGGACACGACGACGCCCTCGCTCTGCTGCTCGGCGCGGGCGACCCCCGGTTGCGGCTGCTCGGCGTCACGACCGTCGCGGGCAACCAGACGCTGGAGAAGACGACACACAACGCGCTGAAGGTGCTCGCCCTGGCCGGCGTCACCGGCATCCCGGTCGCGGCCGGCTGCGACCGGCCGTTGGTCGGCGAGCTCGTGGTGGCCGCCAACATCCACGGTGTGACCGGGCTCGACGGGCCCGACGTGGACGTGCCGGTCGCCGAGGTCGCGGCCGTCCACGCGGTCGAGCTGATGCGCCGGCTGCTCGCCGATGCCGCCGAGCCGGTCACCCTGATCGCCACCGGGCCGCTGACCAACGTCGCGCTGCTGCTGCGTCGCCATCCGGAGGTGATGCCGCGGATCCGCCGGGTCGTCTTCATGGGCGGCTCGACGGAGCGCGGCAACACGACGCCCTACGGCGAGTTCAACATCGTCACCGATCCCGAAGCGGCCGACATCGTGCTGCGGTCGGGGCTGCCGACCACGATGATCGGGCTCAACGTCACGCACCAGGCCCGCGCGACCCCGGAGATCATCGCGGAGTTCCGCAGGATGGGCAGCCGCCTGGGCGCGGTCTGCGCCGACCTGATGACGTTCTTCGCCGGCACCTATCTCCGGGAGTTCGGGTTCCCGGATCCACCGGTGCACGATCCGGTCGCGGTCGCGGCCGTCATCGACGCGTCGGTCGTCCGGACCGTCGCGGCCCCGGTCGCCGTCGAGCTCACCGGGACGCACACCCGCGGCGCCACCGTCGTCGACCTGCACCACCGCACCGGACGTGTCGCCAACGCCGTCGGGGTCGGGCTGCGGGTGGATTCCTTCTGGCGCCTGCTGATGGCTGCCGTAAGACAATTGGGAGGGACGTCATCGCACACATCGATCTAG
- a CDS encoding carboxymuconolactone decarboxylase family protein — protein sequence MAHIDLGFDEKEAPGITGLMRFRPQTAGPLNALADALLRAPNSLSRGERELIAAQVSALNECDFCRDSHSAFAAAQLAPGMALVEQVRADPDTAPISAKLRMLLRIAAAVRDDGRAVTPALVAAARDAGATDVEIHDTVLIAAAFCMFNRYVDGLGTFAPDDPGAYAASAQRIVEFGYVPPS from the coding sequence ATCGCACACATCGATCTAGGGTTCGACGAGAAGGAAGCGCCCGGGATCACCGGGCTCATGCGGTTCCGGCCGCAGACCGCCGGGCCGCTCAACGCGCTCGCCGACGCGTTGCTCCGGGCGCCCAACTCGCTGTCGCGGGGTGAGCGGGAGCTGATCGCCGCGCAGGTGTCGGCGCTCAACGAGTGCGACTTCTGCCGCGACTCGCACTCCGCGTTCGCCGCGGCGCAGCTCGCGCCGGGCATGGCGCTGGTCGAGCAGGTGCGGGCCGACCCCGACACCGCGCCGATCTCGGCCAAGCTGCGGATGCTGCTGCGGATCGCGGCCGCGGTGCGCGACGACGGCCGCGCGGTGACACCGGCGCTGGTCGCGGCCGCGCGCGACGCCGGTGCGACCGACGTCGAGATCCACGACACCGTGCTGATCGCGGCCGCGTTCTGCATGTTCAACCGCTACGTCGACGGTCTGGGCACGTTCGCGCCAGACGATCCCGGCGCCTACGCGGCGTCGGCGCAGCGGATCGTCGAGTTCGGCTACGTGCCGCCTTCCTGA
- a CDS encoding NmrA family transcriptional regulator translates to MTFLVIGGTGKTGRRVADRLTSRGLPVRIGSRKGTRRFDWADRSTWAPAFDGVRAAYVTFYPDLAVPGSPAMIGDLARVAVDAGVAHLVLLSGRGEEEAQASEAALAAAVAGTGTTWTVVRASWFMQNFSEAFMADGVRDGTLVLPASEVPEPFVDCDDIADVVVAALTGSAPSGRVYEVTGPRALTFAEAARELAKASGREVTFVPVPLDAYAGELRGYGVPEEEIGLIVYLFGEVLDGRNVEPTAGVREALGRDPREFADYARDTAATGAWEQAA, encoded by the coding sequence ATGACATTTTTGGTTATCGGTGGCACCGGCAAGACCGGCCGACGGGTCGCGGATCGGCTCACGTCGCGCGGCCTCCCGGTCCGCATCGGTTCGCGTAAGGGCACGCGGCGCTTCGACTGGGCCGACCGGTCGACCTGGGCACCCGCGTTCGACGGCGTCCGGGCCGCCTACGTCACCTTCTATCCGGACCTCGCCGTGCCGGGCAGCCCGGCAATGATCGGCGACCTGGCCCGGGTGGCGGTCGACGCCGGGGTCGCGCACCTCGTGCTGCTGTCGGGGCGCGGTGAGGAAGAGGCGCAGGCCAGCGAGGCGGCGCTCGCGGCGGCGGTGGCCGGCACCGGCACGACCTGGACGGTGGTCCGGGCAAGTTGGTTCATGCAGAACTTCAGCGAGGCGTTCATGGCCGACGGGGTGCGCGACGGGACGCTGGTCCTGCCGGCCAGCGAGGTGCCGGAGCCGTTCGTCGACTGCGACGACATCGCCGACGTGGTGGTGGCCGCGCTGACCGGGTCCGCGCCGTCCGGCCGGGTCTACGAGGTGACCGGGCCGCGAGCTCTGACCTTTGCGGAGGCGGCCCGGGAACTCGCCAAGGCCAGTGGCCGGGAGGTGACGTTCGTGCCGGTGCCGCTGGACGCTTATGCGGGTGAGTTGCGCGGCTACGGCGTACCCGAAGAAGAGATCGGTTTGATCGTTTATCTCTTCGGCGAGGTCCTCGACGGCCGCAACGTCGAACCGACCGCTGGTGTCCGGGAAGCGCTGGGCCGCGATCCCCGCGAGTTCGCCGACTATGCCCGCGACACCGCGGCCACCGGTGCGTGGGAACAAGCCGCCTAG
- a CDS encoding RNA polymerase sigma factor — translation MVVETGARADVFDVVYAANYASLIRLAYVTIGSMPAAEDVVQDVFVEWYRRIDQVDSPAAYLRKSVVFRCSSWIRRRILERRHAGTFDQPPAVPPDPRTVAVRVALSRLTPRYRMALFLRYYLDLSVAEVAETLDCPVGTAKSLLHRGLAHMQEHLEDR, via the coding sequence GTGGTGGTGGAGACGGGCGCGCGGGCCGATGTGTTCGATGTGGTCTATGCGGCGAACTATGCCTCGTTGATCCGGCTCGCCTACGTGACCATCGGCAGCATGCCGGCCGCCGAAGACGTCGTGCAGGACGTCTTCGTCGAGTGGTATCGCCGCATCGACCAGGTTGACTCGCCCGCCGCCTACCTGCGCAAGTCGGTGGTGTTCCGGTGCTCGTCCTGGATCCGGCGCCGGATCCTCGAGCGCCGGCATGCCGGCACGTTCGACCAGCCGCCGGCGGTGCCGCCCGATCCACGGACCGTCGCCGTCCGCGTCGCGCTCTCGCGGCTGACGCCGCGTTACCGGATGGCGCTGTTCCTGCGTTACTACCTCGATCTCTCGGTGGCGGAGGTCGCCGAGACGCTCGACTGCCCGGTCGGCACGGCCAAGTCGCTCCTGCACCGCGGCCTGGCACACATGCAGGAACACCTGGAGGACCGATGA
- a CDS encoding arylsulfotransferase family protein: MTDNAFPLVTRRRLLVGGGGLVAAGALGGGGFALGRAGRTAPAQSPAPTAALSAFRTRPDLAIPVVDLRTKGSTASGLVFLTPAAGLGGRGPLLVDGAGQPVWFKQVTGPGVIAIDARVQRLAGEPVITWWEGTIDPKYGIGAGEFVIVDRSYQEIRRLRAPGPTPADQHDLVITPQGSAIFFCYEPVAADLSPVGGPAQASLVDGVIYEIDIATGRILFRWRGRDHIGLDESYAPPPAGATARIPYDYLHANSLTVDDDGTLLMSARHTWTIYKIDRGSGAIRWRLGGKKSDFKMGADTAFAWQHDARRRSDGTLGLFDNEAGITTRSSASRGLILRVDETARTATLVRALAYPGGLLAPSQGSVQELPGGGSLVGWGQQPHFTEYAADGTLVATGALPADNGSYRAYKFDWSGTPTDQPMVAAVRNAGEAVTAYASWNGATEVKRWRIRAGLRPDQLAAAATVDRAGFETAAPFPGPAVFVVADALDAAGKTLGTSPMTTIPPAGTP; this comes from the coding sequence ATGACCGACAACGCATTCCCGCTGGTGACCCGGCGCCGCCTGCTCGTGGGCGGCGGCGGCCTGGTCGCGGCCGGAGCGCTCGGCGGCGGCGGCTTCGCGCTGGGCCGCGCCGGCCGCACCGCGCCCGCCCAATCGCCCGCACCGACCGCCGCGCTCAGCGCGTTCCGTACCCGTCCCGACCTCGCCATTCCGGTTGTTGATCTGCGGACCAAAGGGTCGACGGCCAGCGGGCTGGTCTTCCTCACCCCGGCGGCCGGCCTGGGTGGTCGTGGCCCGCTGCTCGTGGATGGCGCCGGCCAGCCGGTCTGGTTCAAGCAGGTCACCGGGCCCGGGGTGATCGCGATCGACGCGCGGGTGCAGCGGCTCGCCGGCGAACCGGTGATCACCTGGTGGGAAGGGACGATCGATCCGAAGTACGGGATCGGGGCCGGCGAGTTCGTCATCGTCGACCGGAGCTACCAGGAGATCCGCCGGCTCCGGGCGCCCGGGCCGACGCCGGCCGACCAGCATGACCTGGTGATCACGCCGCAGGGCAGTGCGATCTTCTTCTGCTACGAGCCGGTCGCGGCCGATCTGTCCCCGGTTGGCGGGCCGGCACAGGCCTCGCTGGTCGACGGGGTGATCTACGAGATCGACATCGCGACCGGCAGGATCCTGTTCCGCTGGCGTGGTCGCGACCACATCGGGCTCGACGAGTCCTACGCGCCGCCACCGGCCGGGGCGACCGCCCGGATTCCCTATGACTACCTGCACGCCAACTCGCTGACCGTCGACGACGACGGCACGCTGCTGATGTCGGCCCGGCACACCTGGACGATTTACAAGATCGACCGTGGGTCGGGCGCCATCCGTTGGCGTCTGGGCGGCAAGAAGAGCGACTTCAAGATGGGCGCCGACACGGCGTTCGCATGGCAGCACGACGCCCGGCGCCGCTCGGACGGCACCCTCGGCCTCTTCGACAACGAAGCCGGCATCACCACCCGCTCCTCCGCGTCGCGCGGCCTGATCCTCCGGGTCGACGAGACCGCGCGCACCGCCACGCTGGTCCGCGCGCTGGCTTATCCGGGCGGGCTGCTGGCGCCGAGCCAGGGTTCGGTGCAGGAACTGCCCGGCGGCGGCTCGTTGGTCGGCTGGGGACAGCAACCGCATTTCACGGAGTACGCCGCCGACGGCACCCTCGTCGCCACCGGCGCGCTGCCGGCGGACAACGGCTCCTATCGGGCGTACAAGTTCGACTGGTCCGGCACGCCCACCGACCAGCCGATGGTGGCGGCGGTCCGCAACGCCGGCGAGGCGGTCACCGCCTACGCGAGTTGGAACGGCGCGACCGAGGTCAAACGCTGGCGGATCCGTGCCGGCCTGCGACCTGATCAACTCGCCGCCGCGGCCACGGTCGACCGCGCCGGCTTCGAGACCGCGGCCCCGTTCCCGGGCCCGGCCGTCTTCGTCGTGGCCGACGCGCTCGACGCCGCCGGGAAGACGCTGGGCACGTCGCCGATGACCACGATCCCGCCGGCGGGGACTCCATGA
- a CDS encoding serine hydrolase: MNERGLSRRGLLAAAVLAVAGGGVAGAGAIRHAGAEAAGRVSTPDQLAAARTKVAAYVADVGNLSVAVRDRTSGVALTVGTGRFQTASIVKVDILAALLLYAQQRILTITDADRSAAKKMITASDNVAATALYRRIGGKAGLTAANKVFGMTETLPQAGWGVTTTTAADQIRLLTSLTDEQGPLDDDSRTYLFDLMSQVEADQAWGVSAAGLPTTRVYLKNGWDTYNADWQVNTIGRLVEPGHDWLVAVLSNHDKTQADGVKKVEAVARYAVDELRKVPRP; encoded by the coding sequence ATGAACGAGCGCGGGCTGTCCCGGCGCGGACTGCTGGCCGCGGCCGTGCTGGCGGTCGCGGGAGGCGGTGTGGCCGGGGCGGGCGCCATTCGTCACGCGGGCGCCGAGGCCGCGGGTCGCGTGTCCACGCCCGACCAGCTGGCGGCGGCCCGCACCAAGGTCGCGGCGTATGTGGCGGACGTCGGGAACCTCTCGGTGGCCGTGCGGGACCGCACGTCGGGGGTCGCGCTGACCGTCGGGACCGGGCGCTTCCAGACCGCGAGCATCGTCAAGGTCGACATCCTGGCCGCCCTGCTGCTCTATGCGCAGCAACGGATTCTGACGATCACCGACGCCGACCGGAGCGCCGCCAAGAAGATGATCACCGCGAGCGACAATGTCGCCGCGACCGCGTTGTATCGCCGGATCGGAGGTAAAGCCGGCCTGACCGCGGCGAACAAGGTGTTCGGCATGACGGAGACGTTGCCTCAAGCGGGATGGGGGGTCACCACCACGACGGCGGCCGACCAGATCCGGTTGCTCACCTCGCTCACGGACGAGCAGGGTCCGTTGGACGACGACAGCCGGACCTACCTCTTCGACCTGATGAGCCAGGTCGAAGCGGACCAGGCCTGGGGTGTCTCCGCGGCTGGCCTGCCGACCACGCGGGTCTACCTCAAGAACGGCTGGGACACCTACAACGCCGACTGGCAGGTCAACACGATCGGCCGCCTCGTCGAGCCGGGGCATGACTGGCTCGTGGCGGTGCTGTCCAACCACGACAAGACCCAGGCCGACGGCGTGAAGAAGGTCGAGGCCGTGGCCAGGTATGCCGTCGACGAGTTGCGCAAGGTCCCTAGACCGTAA
- a CDS encoding TetR/AcrR family transcriptional regulator — protein MASRGRPRTFDPDIALRQALDVFWERGYEGTSINDLAEAMGIASASIYACFGSKEDLFRKVMLLYGTTSGAPPRQALRDQPTARAAIHEMLRATADQVTGTDTPHYCMLILAAPTGAVENHPVREFLADLRRDMFATIRDRLARGVTDGDLNAPAAGIDAVARYYTTVVQGLSLQARDGASRAELEAVVTCAMGAWEALTV, from the coding sequence ATGGCCAGTCGCGGCAGGCCGCGCACCTTCGACCCGGACATCGCGCTGCGCCAGGCGCTGGACGTGTTCTGGGAGCGCGGCTACGAGGGCACCTCGATCAACGACCTCGCCGAGGCCATGGGCATCGCCTCGGCGAGCATCTACGCCTGCTTCGGCAGCAAGGAAGACCTGTTCCGCAAGGTCATGTTGCTCTACGGCACGACCTCGGGCGCTCCACCGCGGCAAGCGCTGCGCGACCAGCCGACGGCGCGCGCCGCCATCCACGAGATGCTGCGCGCCACCGCCGATCAGGTCACCGGCACGGACACGCCGCACTACTGCATGCTCATCCTCGCCGCCCCCACCGGCGCCGTGGAAAACCATCCGGTCCGCGAGTTCCTGGCCGACCTCCGGCGCGACATGTTCGCCACCATCAGAGACCGACTGGCCCGTGGCGTCACCGACGGCGACCTGAACGCGCCCGCCGCTGGCATCGACGCTGTCGCCCGCTACTACACGACGGTGGTGCAGGGCCTGTCCCTGCAGGCCCGCGACGGCGCCAGCCGCGCCGAGTTGGAAGCGGTCGTCACCTGCGCGATGGGCGCCTGGGAGGCACTTACGGTCTAG